In Streptomyces sp. NBC_00433, a single genomic region encodes these proteins:
- a CDS encoding SDR family oxidoreductase encodes MAGKAEESRAAQGVQLLRGQKALVTGANSGIGKATAIALGRAGADVVVNYVAGADEARKVVEEITGFGVRSYAHEADVSDEDQVVAMVARVVQEFGTVDIMVANAGLQRDAALTDMSLAQWQKVIDVNLTGQFLCAREAAKEFMRRGVVPEVSRSAGKIVCMSSVHQIIPWAGHVNYASSKGGVGMLMQTLAQELAPHRIRVNAVAPGAIRTPINRDAWETPEAEADLLKLIPYRRVGDPEDIAGAVVAMASDLLDYVVGTTLYVDGGMTLFPGFATGG; translated from the coding sequence GTGGCAGGAAAAGCCGAGGAAAGCCGGGCGGCGCAAGGCGTACAGCTTCTCCGGGGGCAGAAGGCCCTGGTGACCGGGGCCAACTCCGGTATCGGGAAGGCGACCGCCATCGCCCTGGGCCGGGCCGGGGCCGACGTCGTGGTCAACTACGTGGCCGGCGCCGACGAGGCGCGGAAGGTCGTGGAGGAGATCACGGGCTTCGGGGTCCGCTCCTACGCCCACGAGGCCGACGTGTCGGACGAGGACCAGGTCGTGGCGATGGTCGCCCGTGTCGTCCAGGAATTCGGCACCGTCGACATCATGGTGGCCAACGCGGGCCTGCAACGGGACGCCGCACTCACCGACATGTCCCTCGCCCAGTGGCAGAAGGTCATCGACGTGAACCTCACGGGGCAGTTCCTGTGCGCGCGCGAGGCCGCCAAGGAGTTCATGCGCCGCGGTGTCGTCCCCGAGGTGTCACGGTCCGCCGGGAAGATCGTCTGCATGAGCTCGGTCCACCAGATCATCCCCTGGGCCGGCCACGTCAACTACGCCTCCTCCAAGGGCGGTGTGGGCATGCTGATGCAGACCCTGGCGCAGGAGCTGGCCCCGCACCGCATCCGGGTCAACGCGGTGGCCCCCGGCGCCATCCGCACCCCCATCAACAGGGACGCCTGGGAGACCCCGGAGGCCGAGGCGGACCTCCTCAAGCTGATCCCCTACCGCCGGGTGGGGGACCCCGAGGACATCGCGGGCGCCGTCGTCGCGATGGCCTCCGACCTGCTCGACTACGTCGTCGGCACCACGCTCTACGTCGACGGCGGGATGACGCTCTTCCCCGGCTTCGCCACCGGAGGCTGA
- a CDS encoding NAD(P)/FAD-dependent oxidoreductase has protein sequence MEDHVTPRRVVIVGGGFAGLFAARALRRSPVAVTVVDRRAHHLFQPLLYQCATGILSEGQIAQPLRAVLRRHHNVRCLLAEATDVDAGARVVHARRPGGAEIVLPYDDLILAVGMRQSYFGHDEFAEHAPGMKTLKDALDIRRRLYRAFEMAETAADDDERRKWLTFAMVGGGPTGVELAGQIREIAGHTLDREFHTIDPATTRVLLFEGSDEVLGSFGPTLAGHAARSLRNLGVEIHLGTRVTGVDADGLTVRDRSGATTRFDARTVLWTAGVEAPPIAGALARATGAAQDRAGRIAVEPDLTLAGHPEIRVVGDVMGLDRLPGLAEVAMQSGAYAGRAVRHTVEGRTKPRKPFRYLDFGSAAYICRGRAVVKAGPVHLSGALGWLTWLFIHVAFLTGFRSRLGAVVSWSVSFASGARRERAFTEPDFPTPNESGTAAPFP, from the coding sequence GTGGAGGACCACGTCACACCCCGCCGGGTGGTGATCGTCGGCGGGGGCTTCGCCGGGCTGTTCGCCGCCCGGGCTTTGCGCCGCTCGCCGGTGGCGGTCACGGTGGTCGACCGCCGGGCCCACCACCTCTTCCAGCCGCTGCTCTACCAGTGCGCCACCGGCATCCTGTCCGAGGGCCAGATCGCCCAGCCGCTGCGGGCGGTCCTGCGCCGCCACCACAATGTGCGCTGCCTGCTCGCCGAGGCCACCGACGTGGACGCCGGCGCCCGGGTCGTCCACGCCCGGCGGCCCGGGGGCGCGGAGATCGTGCTGCCCTACGACGATCTGATCCTCGCGGTCGGCATGCGCCAGTCCTACTTCGGGCACGACGAATTCGCCGAGCACGCCCCGGGGATGAAGACCCTGAAGGACGCGCTGGACATCCGCCGCCGCCTCTACCGGGCCTTCGAGATGGCCGAGACCGCAGCGGACGACGACGAGCGGCGGAAGTGGCTCACCTTCGCGATGGTCGGCGGCGGACCGACCGGCGTCGAACTGGCCGGGCAGATCCGCGAGATCGCGGGCCACACGCTCGACCGGGAATTCCACACCATCGACCCCGCCACGACCCGGGTGCTGCTCTTCGAGGGGTCCGACGAGGTGCTCGGCTCCTTCGGCCCCACCCTCGCCGGGCACGCGGCCAGGAGCCTGCGCAATCTCGGCGTGGAGATCCACCTGGGCACCAGGGTCACCGGCGTGGACGCCGACGGCCTGACCGTACGGGACCGGTCGGGTGCCACCACCCGCTTCGACGCGCGCACCGTGCTGTGGACGGCGGGCGTCGAAGCGCCGCCCATCGCGGGCGCGTTGGCGCGGGCGACCGGCGCCGCCCAGGACCGGGCAGGGCGCATCGCGGTCGAGCCCGACCTGACGCTGGCCGGCCATCCGGAGATCCGGGTGGTGGGCGACGTGATGGGCCTCGATCGCCTGCCGGGGCTGGCGGAGGTCGCGATGCAGTCGGGGGCGTACGCGGGCCGGGCCGTGCGGCACACCGTGGAGGGCAGGACGAAGCCCCGCAAGCCCTTCCGCTACCTCGACTTCGGCAGCGCCGCCTACATCTGCCGCGGGCGGGCCGTCGTCAAAGCGGGACCGGTGCATCTGTCCGGCGCACTGGGCTGGTTGACCTGGCTCTTCATCCACGTCGCCTTCCTGACGGGATTCCGCAGCAGGTTGGGCGCGGTCGTCAGCTGGTCCGTCTCCTTCGCGTCCGGCGCGCGGCGCGAACGCGCCTTCACGGAGCCGGACTTCCCCACGCCGAACGAATCCGGCACGGCCGCGCCCTTCCCCTGA
- a CDS encoding VCBS repeat-containing protein, with protein sequence MPYTRLRRTAIATAVALAAGLASVQTAGATGSAPPQIISVGYTQVDEYGPAGDLDVTLSAPTTTDAYIRLDVSGATDTSALTFTDDSGAVLPVTQVPGLSGWFLTIGMADSDGNGIPGAPLSAGTIHLHVAAGFPAPWTVRVTGYVFDGANGSIIGRSGGGDGMIKIGMPLLGTTWYVPDTGGSPDYDGEVNIPTGGLVVDAGINTQMSMRTPPPATHTRWTIPGDQISAAGYTPAQLAAALHVDYSPNTGVYTTKHWMTTADGSLILDFPTSHWRPEPTQPVDSLRVAVDWGLPAGTVTGVFETLADDGTPYARSHETLHFTADVVPAAHRTALYGRDRSGVLWQHQATTAASRPGTFDPRTRVGGGWGVYNTITALGPLKATNHGDLVARDSSGVLWYHSGTGYKYIPFDVRTRIGGGWNIYNQIVGTADVTGDGHPDLVARDAAGVLWLYRGTGRAAAPFATRTRICAGWQGYNQLIAAGDITGDGHPDLLARDTAGVLWYYPGTGNPAAPYANRIRIGGGWQGYTSIVGIGDMTGKNHQDLVTRDAAGKFWYYRGTGNPVAPYANRALSGGGMNTYNTLL encoded by the coding sequence TTGCCGTACACAAGACTTCGCCGTACCGCGATCGCCACGGCGGTCGCCCTCGCTGCCGGCCTGGCGTCCGTCCAGACGGCGGGCGCGACCGGGAGCGCTCCTCCCCAGATCATCTCGGTCGGCTACACCCAGGTCGACGAGTACGGGCCGGCCGGCGACCTCGACGTCACGCTGAGCGCGCCGACCACAACCGACGCGTACATCCGGCTCGACGTGAGCGGCGCGACCGACACCAGCGCGCTGACGTTCACCGACGACTCCGGGGCAGTGCTGCCGGTGACCCAGGTGCCGGGTCTGTCCGGGTGGTTCCTCACGATCGGCATGGCCGACAGCGACGGCAACGGCATCCCTGGGGCACCTCTGTCCGCGGGGACCATCCACCTGCACGTCGCTGCCGGTTTCCCAGCGCCCTGGACGGTCCGGGTCACCGGCTATGTCTTCGACGGGGCGAACGGCTCGATCATCGGCAGATCAGGAGGCGGCGACGGAATGATCAAGATCGGCATGCCGCTGCTGGGAACAACGTGGTACGTCCCCGACACGGGAGGATCGCCCGACTACGACGGCGAGGTCAACATCCCCACCGGCGGCCTGGTCGTCGATGCCGGCATCAACACCCAGATGTCCATGCGCACCCCGCCGCCCGCCACCCACACCCGCTGGACCATCCCCGGCGACCAGATCAGCGCCGCCGGCTACACCCCCGCACAGCTGGCTGCGGCACTGCACGTCGACTACTCCCCCAACACCGGCGTTTACACCACCAAGCACTGGATGACCACCGCCGACGGCTCGCTCATCCTGGACTTCCCCACCTCCCACTGGCGCCCCGAGCCGACACAGCCCGTGGACTCCCTGCGCGTCGCCGTCGACTGGGGCCTGCCCGCCGGCACGGTCACCGGCGTCTTCGAGACCCTGGCCGACGACGGCACCCCGTACGCCCGGTCGCACGAGACTCTGCACTTCACCGCCGACGTCGTGCCCGCCGCACACCGCACGGCGCTGTACGGCCGCGACCGCTCGGGCGTCCTGTGGCAGCACCAGGCAACCACCGCGGCCTCCCGACCCGGCACCTTCGATCCGCGCACCCGCGTCGGCGGCGGCTGGGGCGTCTACAACACGATCACCGCGCTGGGCCCGCTCAAGGCCACCAACCACGGCGACCTCGTCGCCCGCGACAGCTCCGGCGTGCTCTGGTACCACTCCGGCACCGGCTACAAGTACATACCGTTCGACGTCCGCACCCGTATCGGCGGCGGCTGGAACATCTACAACCAGATCGTCGGGACAGCGGACGTCACCGGGGACGGCCACCCCGACCTGGTGGCCCGCGACGCCGCCGGAGTGCTGTGGCTCTACCGCGGCACCGGAAGAGCCGCCGCCCCGTTCGCCACCCGCACCCGCATCTGCGCCGGCTGGCAGGGCTACAACCAACTCATCGCCGCCGGCGACATCACCGGTGACGGCCACCCCGACCTCCTGGCACGCGACACCGCCGGAGTGCTCTGGTACTACCCCGGCACCGGCAACCCCGCCGCACCGTACGCCAACCGCATCCGCATCGGCGGCGGTTGGCAGGGCTACACCAGCATCGTCGGCATCGGCGACATGACCGGCAAGAACCAC
- a CDS encoding cytochrome ubiquinol oxidase subunit I — translation MLSTAAHLAGSAPPQLLPARELMAFTLATHILLVPFGVAFPFVTLLMHYRGLRGKDPVALQLARRWSAVMAVQFAIGVVTGTVLSFEFGLLWPGMMGRWGDVFGIGFGVEAWAFFLEAVLIAIYLYGWRRLKPWTHFWLAVPLPLAALMGAFGIIAANSWMNSPRGFTLGAQGRPVDVDVRKAVFTPIFGPEYWHFTVAMFMTAGYVVAGVYAVGWLRGRRDRYHKLGFTVPFTVGAVLTPVQFFLGDNAARSVFHDQPIKFAATELVWKTDTHVPEYVFGRLNSDGTVSGGLRIPQLDSILAGFKPSTKVTGLSSVPAADRPTPTQATIVHFAFDVMATIGSVLILLALWYAWLWWRHRDLPLNRWFFRCAAVAGAACLVTVECGWVTTEVGRQPWIVYDTMRVSQAVTRTGAAGIWSMLGVVMAVYVAVFWSFLAVVLKMRTRWRVADEAEAGGRPAADPEADTPYGPRDGSDPVPAGAVTGGRPERPGGGPS, via the coding sequence ATGCTCAGCACCGCAGCCCATCTGGCGGGCAGCGCCCCGCCCCAACTCCTCCCGGCCCGCGAACTGATGGCCTTCACCCTGGCCACGCACATCCTGCTGGTGCCCTTCGGAGTCGCCTTTCCGTTCGTCACCTTGCTGATGCACTACCGGGGGCTGCGCGGGAAGGACCCGGTGGCCCTGCAGCTCGCGCGGCGCTGGTCGGCGGTGATGGCCGTCCAGTTCGCCATCGGCGTCGTCACCGGCACCGTGCTGTCCTTCGAGTTCGGGCTGCTGTGGCCGGGGATGATGGGGCGCTGGGGCGACGTCTTCGGCATCGGATTCGGCGTCGAGGCATGGGCGTTCTTCCTCGAAGCCGTCCTGATCGCGATCTATCTCTACGGATGGCGCCGCCTCAAGCCGTGGACGCACTTCTGGCTGGCGGTGCCGCTGCCGCTCGCCGCGCTGATGGGCGCGTTCGGCATCATCGCGGCCAACTCCTGGATGAACAGCCCGCGCGGCTTCACCCTCGGTGCCCAGGGCAGGCCCGTGGACGTCGACGTGCGGAAGGCGGTCTTCACCCCGATCTTCGGCCCGGAATACTGGCACTTCACCGTCGCGATGTTCATGACCGCCGGATACGTGGTCGCCGGCGTGTACGCGGTCGGCTGGCTGCGCGGGCGCCGCGACCGCTACCACAAGCTCGGCTTCACCGTGCCTTTCACCGTCGGCGCGGTCCTCACCCCCGTGCAGTTCTTCCTCGGTGACAACGCCGCCCGGTCGGTCTTCCACGACCAGCCGATCAAGTTCGCCGCCACGGAGCTCGTCTGGAAGACCGACACGCACGTGCCTGAGTACGTCTTCGGCCGGCTGAATTCCGACGGCACCGTCTCCGGGGGCCTCAGGATCCCCCAACTGGACTCGATCCTGGCCGGGTTCAAGCCGAGCACGAAGGTCACGGGCCTCTCCTCGGTCCCGGCGGCCGACCGTCCCACGCCGACCCAGGCGACCATCGTCCACTTCGCCTTCGACGTCATGGCCACCATCGGCAGCGTGCTCATCCTGCTCGCCCTGTGGTACGCGTGGCTCTGGTGGCGGCACCGCGACCTGCCCCTCAACCGCTGGTTCTTCCGCTGCGCCGCCGTCGCCGGAGCCGCGTGCCTGGTCACCGTGGAGTGCGGGTGGGTCACCACCGAGGTCGGCCGCCAGCCGTGGATCGTCTACGACACCATGCGGGTGTCGCAGGCCGTCACCCGTACCGGGGCCGCGGGGATCTGGAGCATGCTCGGCGTCGTCATGGCCGTCTACGTCGCCGTCTTCTGGTCGTTCCTGGCGGTGGTGCTCAAGATGCGCACCCGGTGGCGGGTCGCGGACGAGGCCGAGGCCGGCGGGCGCCCCGCCGCGGACCCCGAGGCCGACACCCCGTACGGGCCCAGGGACGGGTCCGACCCCGTGCCGGCCGGTGCCGTGACCGGTGGCAGGCCGGAGCGGCCCGGCGGGGGTCCGTCGTGA
- a CDS encoding cytochrome d ubiquinol oxidase subunit II: protein MADLIAWVMVLAIAAYASGGGTDYGAGFWDLLAGGAERGERPRRLIDHAMAPVWEVNNVWLIFVLVIMWTGFPAMFQAVFTALWLPLVLAAVGTVLRGAGFALRKPSRRLAQRRVYGAVFAVASLVTPYFLGAVLGGVASGRVAVGTASAAHVWANPTSVLAGLLAIAASAFLGAVFLCSDARRFDEAGLVDYFRLRALLAFCAVVVLALVALPVTHHDAPHVWHGLTRGLGLLVMLLSAVCGTATALLVLFRHHRWSRHASVATVSLALVAWGFAQRPYLLPTTLTVSQGAGAPHSLRWLALVALIAVVLIGPALVILFRLDTKGRLEPLTDADTRAAGLPGDDV from the coding sequence ATGGCCGACCTGATCGCCTGGGTGATGGTGCTCGCCATCGCCGCCTACGCCTCGGGCGGGGGCACCGACTACGGCGCCGGGTTCTGGGACCTGCTGGCCGGGGGCGCGGAGCGCGGCGAGCGGCCGCGCCGGCTGATCGACCACGCCATGGCACCGGTCTGGGAGGTCAACAACGTCTGGCTGATCTTCGTCCTGGTCATCATGTGGACCGGCTTCCCCGCCATGTTCCAGGCCGTCTTCACCGCGCTGTGGCTGCCGCTGGTCCTCGCGGCCGTCGGCACGGTCCTGCGGGGCGCGGGATTCGCGCTGCGCAAGCCGAGCCGCAGGCTGGCCCAACGACGCGTCTACGGCGCGGTCTTCGCGGTCGCCTCGCTCGTCACGCCGTATTTCCTCGGTGCGGTGCTCGGCGGCGTCGCCTCGGGCCGGGTGGCCGTGGGCACCGCCTCCGCCGCGCACGTGTGGGCCAACCCGACGTCGGTCCTCGCCGGTCTGCTGGCCATCGCCGCCAGCGCCTTCCTGGGCGCGGTCTTCCTCTGCTCCGACGCCCGGCGCTTCGACGAGGCCGGGCTCGTCGACTACTTCCGGCTGCGGGCGCTGCTCGCCTTCTGCGCGGTCGTGGTCCTCGCGCTCGTCGCGCTGCCCGTCACCCACCACGACGCCCCCCACGTATGGCACGGCCTGACCAGGGGACTCGGCCTGCTGGTGATGCTCCTGTCCGCGGTCTGCGGCACGGCGACGGCGCTGCTGGTGCTCTTCCGACACCACCGCTGGTCCCGCCACGCCTCGGTGGCGACCGTGTCCCTGGCGCTTGTGGCGTGGGGCTTCGCGCAGCGGCCCTACCTGCTGCCGACGACACTGACGGTGTCGCAGGGGGCGGGGGCGCCGCACAGCCTGCGCTGGCTGGCGCTGGTCGCCCTCATCGCGGTCGTGCTGATCGGCCCCGCGCTGGTGATCCTCTTCCGGCTCGACACGAAGGGGCGGCTGGAGCCGCTCACCGACGCCGACACCCGGGCGGCGGGCCTGCCGGGGGACGACGTGTGA
- a CDS encoding GMC family oxidoreductase encodes MAGDQHFDVIVIGSGAGGGTLAHRLAPSGKRVLILERGGYLPRERDNWDSTAVFVQGKYVAPETWYDKHGGPFTPEINYYVGGNTKFYGAALFRLRPEDFGELRHHDGISPAWPIRYEDLEPYYTQAEQLYLVHGRHGEDPTEGSASGQYPRPPVEHEPRIQQLSDDLEKHGLHPFHLPIGVDLTQDDRGRATHASACIRCDRVDGFPCLLGAKSDAQVICVDPALEHDNVTMITHAHVRRLETDESGRTVTGVVTELADGSTETFGADIVVVACGAVNSAALLLRSANDRHPGGLANSSDMVGRHYMRHNNLALIAVSKEPNPTTFQKTLALNDWYLGADDWDFPLGGIQMLGKSDADQIHGDAPRWAGKVAPDMPFEVLAHHSVDFWLCGEDLPLPESRVTLDGRGAVHLALDEKNNIAGLTRLRHKLQKMLGPLGMHEHHLLSHSIYLHKGMPIGATAHQAGTVRFGTDPASSALDVDCKAHDLDNLYVVDTSFFPSIGAVNPSLTAMANALRVGDHLVARLG; translated from the coding sequence ATGGCCGGCGACCAGCACTTCGACGTCATCGTCATCGGCAGCGGAGCGGGCGGCGGCACCCTCGCCCACCGGCTGGCCCCCAGCGGCAAGCGCGTCCTGATCCTGGAGCGCGGCGGCTACCTGCCCAGGGAGCGGGACAACTGGGACTCCACCGCGGTCTTCGTCCAGGGCAAATACGTCGCACCGGAGACCTGGTACGACAAGCACGGCGGCCCGTTCACCCCGGAGATCAACTACTACGTCGGCGGCAATACCAAGTTCTACGGTGCCGCGCTCTTCCGGCTGCGCCCGGAGGACTTCGGGGAGCTGCGCCACCACGACGGGATCTCCCCGGCCTGGCCGATCCGCTACGAGGACCTGGAGCCGTACTACACGCAGGCCGAGCAGCTCTACCTGGTGCACGGGCGGCACGGGGAGGACCCCACGGAGGGCTCCGCCAGCGGACAGTACCCCCGTCCGCCGGTGGAGCACGAGCCGCGCATCCAGCAGCTCAGCGACGATCTGGAGAAGCACGGGCTGCATCCCTTCCACCTGCCGATCGGGGTGGACCTCACCCAGGACGACCGGGGCCGGGCCACCCATGCCAGCGCCTGCATCCGCTGCGACCGGGTCGACGGCTTCCCGTGCCTGCTGGGCGCCAAGTCCGACGCCCAGGTGATCTGCGTCGACCCGGCGCTGGAGCACGACAACGTCACGATGATCACGCACGCCCACGTACGGCGGCTGGAGACCGACGAGTCCGGCCGCACCGTCACCGGCGTGGTCACCGAACTCGCCGACGGGTCGACGGAGACCTTCGGCGCGGACATCGTGGTCGTCGCCTGCGGCGCGGTCAACTCCGCCGCCCTGTTGCTGCGTTCGGCGAACGACCGGCACCCGGGCGGCCTGGCCAACAGCTCGGACATGGTGGGGCGCCACTACATGCGGCACAACAACCTGGCCCTGATCGCCGTCTCCAAGGAGCCGAACCCGACCACCTTCCAGAAGACCCTGGCCCTCAACGACTGGTATCTGGGCGCGGACGACTGGGACTTCCCGCTCGGCGGCATCCAGATGCTCGGCAAGTCCGACGCCGACCAGATCCACGGGGACGCGCCGCGCTGGGCGGGGAAAGTCGCGCCCGACATGCCCTTCGAGGTGCTCGCGCACCACTCCGTGGACTTCTGGCTGTGCGGGGAGGACCTGCCGCTGCCCGAGAGCCGGGTCACCCTCGACGGGCGGGGAGCCGTCCATCTGGCCCTGGACGAGAAGAACAACATCGCGGGCCTCACCCGGCTCCGGCACAAACTGCAGAAGATGCTCGGGCCGCTGGGGATGCACGAGCACCATCTGCTCTCGCACAGCATCTACCTGCACAAGGGGATGCCCATCGGGGCCACCGCCCACCAGGCCGGCACGGTCCGGTTCGGCACGGACCCGGCCTCCTCCGCCCTGGACGTCGACTGCAAGGCCCACGACCTCGACAACCTCTACGTCGTGGACACGTCGTTCTTCCCGAGCATCGGCGCGGTGAATCCGTCGCTGACGGCCATGGCCAACGCCCTGCGGGTCGGCGACCACCTCGTCGCGCGCCTGGGCTGA